In one window of Bacteroidales bacterium DNA:
- a CDS encoding glycoside hydrolase family 127 protein has protein sequence MKTFFLLSLFILGISFSHAQKSKILYTENRLPLQPVKYLQLPLGAIKPQGHLLKMLELQRDGLSGHLDSIYSVVCGPQNGWLGGKGDCWERGPYWIDGLVPLAYILNDDALKKKVKDWMEWSIANQRPDGYFGPYALPEGFEKIKGTQQTNSEDWWPKMVMLKAMQQYYSATADERIPRLLTAYFRYQLKMLPKYPLDHWTFWGAQRGGDNLQVVLWLYNLTGEKFLLELAELIHQQTFHWTDVFTDNTLRNVNPYPDLHCVNIAQGLKEPVIYSQLNPDRKYIYAVKSGLDALRDVHGFVNGMYGADEMLHGNDPIQGSELCSAIELMYSLESVLPISGDLYYADYLEKIAYNVLPTQVDDHFTRKQYFQQVNQVLITDDWRHFDCDYNGRIVFGTTSGYPCCLANMHQGWPKFVGNLWYATSDKGLAALVYGPSSVKAIVGDGTSVEITENTTYPFSEHLTFNIKLTKPTDFPLYLRIPLWCKNPLVKVNGISWGTFHEGETVKIHRIWSENDKVDLQFPMDIRLSNWYERSLGIERGPLVYALKVEELWKEVKADNRDDTFFEVLPLSAWNYGITAKAVKELDFKVQQDSLKNDMPWNLANAPIHIKTKGKKIPHWTLYENSTGKLPYPAWPHRELDTPEEEIVLIPYGCSTLRIAEFPIVDLH, from the coding sequence AGGGACATTTGTTGAAAATGCTTGAACTCCAGAGAGATGGCCTGAGCGGACACCTGGATAGCATTTACAGCGTCGTATGTGGTCCTCAGAATGGCTGGTTAGGAGGTAAAGGCGATTGCTGGGAAAGAGGTCCTTACTGGATAGATGGACTGGTTCCCCTGGCCTACATTTTAAATGATGATGCCCTGAAGAAGAAAGTGAAGGACTGGATGGAGTGGTCAATAGCAAACCAGAGGCCTGATGGATATTTCGGACCTTATGCACTTCCTGAAGGTTTTGAAAAAATCAAAGGCACTCAACAAACAAACAGCGAAGACTGGTGGCCAAAAATGGTCATGCTGAAAGCTATGCAACAATACTATTCAGCAACTGCTGATGAAAGGATTCCCCGGCTATTGACTGCCTATTTCAGGTATCAGTTAAAAATGCTCCCGAAATATCCTTTGGATCACTGGACTTTCTGGGGTGCACAAAGAGGGGGCGACAATCTGCAGGTAGTACTTTGGCTCTATAACCTGACCGGAGAAAAATTCCTCCTTGAATTGGCAGAACTCATCCATCAACAGACCTTTCACTGGACAGATGTATTTACCGACAACACCCTCAGGAATGTAAATCCTTATCCCGACTTACATTGTGTTAATATCGCACAAGGCTTAAAGGAACCGGTGATTTATTCGCAACTGAATCCTGACAGGAAATACATCTATGCTGTAAAGTCGGGGCTTGATGCCCTCAGGGATGTGCATGGTTTTGTAAATGGGATGTATGGCGCGGATGAAATGTTGCATGGGAATGACCCCATTCAGGGATCAGAGCTTTGTTCGGCGATAGAATTGATGTATTCACTGGAAAGCGTTTTACCAATCTCCGGTGATCTTTATTATGCCGACTATCTGGAAAAAATTGCCTACAATGTTTTACCCACCCAGGTAGATGATCATTTCACCCGCAAACAGTACTTTCAGCAAGTTAACCAGGTCTTGATCACTGATGATTGGCGCCATTTCGATTGTGATTATAATGGCAGAATTGTTTTCGGAACCACAAGTGGATATCCTTGCTGCCTTGCAAATATGCACCAGGGGTGGCCAAAGTTTGTAGGTAACCTGTGGTATGCAACTTCTGACAAGGGTTTGGCGGCATTGGTCTATGGCCCTTCAAGCGTAAAGGCCATAGTAGGTGATGGAACATCTGTGGAAATAACCGAAAATACAACCTACCCTTTTTCAGAACATCTGACATTCAACATAAAGCTAACCAAGCCTACGGATTTTCCGCTATATCTTAGAATCCCCCTCTGGTGTAAAAATCCCCTGGTGAAAGTAAATGGGATTAGCTGGGGAACATTTCATGAGGGAGAAACCGTTAAGATTCATCGAATATGGTCAGAAAACGATAAAGTAGACTTACAATTCCCTATGGATATCCGATTGTCGAATTGGTATGAACGATCCCTGGGAATAGAGAGAGGCCCATTGGTATATGCTTTGAAAGTAGAGGAATTATGGAAAGAGGTGAAAGCTGATAACAGGGATGACACATTTTTTGAGGTATTGCCATTGTCGGCCTGGAATTACGGAATTACTGCAAAAGCTGTGAAAGAACTAGATTTTAAAGTTCAGCAGGATAGTTTGAAAAATGACATGCCCTGGAACCTTGCAAATGCCCCAATTCACATCAAAACTAAAGGCAAAAAAATCCCACATTGGACCTTATATGAAAATTCCACCGGGAAACTGCCTTATCCAGCCTGGCCACATCGTGAACTTGATACCCCTGAAGAGGAAATTGTTCTAATACCATATGGATGCTCAACGCTAAGGATTGCTGAGTTTCCAATCGTTGATCTGCATTAA